Proteins from a genomic interval of Microbacterium abyssi:
- a CDS encoding MarR family winged helix-turn-helix transcriptional regulator — translation MTMAELPEPQRHVGNLIRRAQQLHLATWARVADPDITSTQYSILAVLERLGEASQRELGDEVDLDRSTIADLVRRMEKSGLIARQRAAGDARRNVVTLTEHGAAEYARLVPRVVEVQRELTAHLDPAESAALFRGLWRMLER, via the coding sequence ATGACCATGGCCGAGCTCCCCGAGCCGCAGCGCCACGTCGGCAACCTCATCCGCCGCGCGCAGCAGCTGCATCTGGCGACCTGGGCGCGGGTGGCCGATCCCGACATCACCAGCACGCAGTACAGCATCCTCGCCGTGCTCGAACGACTCGGCGAGGCGAGCCAGCGTGAGCTCGGCGACGAGGTCGACCTCGACCGTTCCACGATCGCCGATCTCGTCCGCCGCATGGAGAAGTCGGGACTCATCGCGCGGCAGCGCGCGGCAGGCGATGCGCGCCGGAACGTCGTGACCCTCACCGAGCACGGTGCAGCAGAGTATGCACGTCTGGTGCCGCGGGTCGTCGAGGTGCAGCGCGAACTGACGGCGCACCTGGACCCGGCCGAGTCCGCGGCCCTGTTCCGCGGGCTGTGGCGAATGCTCGAGCGGTAG
- a CDS encoding amidohydrolase family protein: MIIDIHGHYTTAPAQLGAWRDLQIAFADGNGEAPDPASLHISDDDIRETIEANQLKLMNERGSDITVFSPRASFMAHHIGDYAVSETWARICNDLVARVSELFPDRFLMGAMLPQSPGVDPATTVAELTRAVEELGAVTVNLNPDPSGGKWSAPALTDRSWYPIYEKLVEYEIPAMVHVSTTCRPDVFHTTGDHYLGADTTAFMQLLKGDLFKDFPDLKLVIPHGGGAVPYHWGRFRGLAMALKKPELEQHLLNNVFFDTCVYHQPGIDLLTDVIPTDNILFASEMIGAVRDIDPRTGHYFDDTKRYVDATTSLSDFQREQVFEGNARRVYPRLDRALKARGL; encoded by the coding sequence TTGATCATCGACATCCACGGCCACTACACGACCGCCCCTGCGCAGCTGGGCGCCTGGCGTGACCTGCAGATCGCCTTCGCCGACGGCAACGGCGAAGCGCCGGACCCGGCATCCCTGCACATCAGCGATGACGACATCCGCGAAACCATCGAGGCCAACCAGCTCAAGCTCATGAATGAGCGCGGCAGCGACATCACGGTCTTCAGCCCGCGTGCCTCGTTCATGGCCCACCACATCGGCGACTACGCCGTCAGCGAGACCTGGGCGCGCATCTGCAACGACCTCGTCGCGCGCGTCAGCGAGCTGTTCCCCGACCGCTTCCTCATGGGTGCGATGCTGCCGCAGTCTCCCGGCGTCGACCCCGCCACCACGGTCGCTGAGCTGACCCGCGCCGTCGAGGAGCTCGGCGCCGTCACGGTGAACCTCAACCCCGACCCGTCCGGCGGCAAGTGGTCGGCCCCGGCGCTCACCGACCGCTCGTGGTACCCGATCTACGAGAAGCTCGTCGAGTACGAGATCCCCGCGATGGTGCACGTGAGCACGACCTGCCGTCCTGACGTGTTCCACACCACCGGCGATCACTACCTCGGCGCCGACACGACCGCGTTCATGCAGCTGCTCAAGGGCGACCTCTTCAAGGACTTCCCCGACCTGAAGCTGGTCATCCCGCATGGCGGCGGCGCGGTGCCGTACCACTGGGGTCGGTTCCGCGGCCTGGCGATGGCGCTGAAGAAGCCCGAGCTCGAACAGCACCTGCTGAACAACGTGTTCTTCGACACCTGCGTCTACCACCAGCCCGGCATCGACCTGCTGACGGACGTCATCCCGACCGACAACATCCTGTTCGCCAGCGAGATGATCGGTGCGGTGCGCGACATCGACCCGCGCACCGGACACTACTTCGACGACACCAAGCGCTACGTCGACGCGACCACCAGCCTCAGCGACTTCCAGCGCGAGCAGGTCTTCGAGGGCAACGCCCGCCGCGTCTACCCGCGCCTCGACCGCGCCCTCAAGGCTCGTGGACTCTGA
- a CDS encoding DUF72 domain-containing protein, with the protein MAHSLTPSSSGDVRVGTSGWRYASWRGDFYPRGLAQRRELEYIGSRFSTVELNGSFYSLQRPSSYQRWRDSVPGGFVFAVKGSRYVTHMLRMRGAETALANFFASGVLALGEALGPVLWQLPERQEFETEIIDEFLGMLPRSTGAALELARRHDERLEGRAWLEIDEDRPIRYALEPRAESFREAGDLLRHHGVAMVTADTAGRFPRFDETTADFAYIRLHGAQELYHSGYTAEELDGWARLIDELTGSAESSHGVYVYFDNDARGHAPHDALALAARTEHAR; encoded by the coding sequence ATGGCGCACAGTCTGACACCCTCTTCGTCGGGCGACGTCCGCGTCGGCACGTCGGGGTGGAGATACGCGAGCTGGCGCGGTGACTTCTATCCGCGCGGCCTCGCCCAGCGCAGGGAGCTCGAGTACATCGGATCACGGTTCTCCACGGTGGAGCTGAACGGCTCGTTCTACTCGCTGCAGCGACCGTCGAGTTACCAGCGGTGGCGTGACTCGGTGCCGGGCGGATTCGTGTTCGCCGTGAAGGGCTCCCGCTACGTCACGCACATGCTCCGGATGCGCGGCGCGGAGACTGCGCTCGCGAACTTCTTCGCATCCGGGGTGCTCGCCCTCGGAGAGGCGCTCGGTCCGGTGCTCTGGCAGCTGCCGGAGCGGCAGGAGTTCGAGACCGAGATCATCGACGAGTTCCTCGGGATGCTGCCGCGCTCGACGGGCGCCGCACTGGAGCTCGCACGGCGCCATGACGAGCGGCTGGAGGGACGCGCCTGGCTCGAGATCGATGAGGACCGTCCGATCCGATACGCCCTGGAACCGAGGGCCGAGAGCTTCCGCGAGGCAGGCGATCTGCTGCGCCACCACGGAGTCGCGATGGTCACCGCGGACACCGCCGGTCGCTTTCCGCGCTTCGACGAGACGACGGCGGACTTCGCCTACATCCGCCTGCACGGTGCGCAGGAGCTCTATCACAGCGGGTACACCGCCGAGGAGCTCGACGGGTGGGCCCGGCTCATCGACGAGCTGACCGGGAGCGCCGAATCCTCGCACGGCGTCTACGTGTACTTCGACAATGACGCCCGCGGCCATGCGCCGCACGATGCACTCGCGCTTGCCGCACGAACCGAGCACGCGCGATGA
- a CDS encoding SDR family oxidoreductase: MVSTDRRAIVTAADSGIGRAAAVALAADGFDVGITWHSDEAGAEATAAEVREHGVRAVVARLDVADIPACGDVVDGLIEQLGGLDVFVNNAGTGIKTPFLDVEIDQWRHVLDVDLTGAFVCLQRAARHMVAAGRGGRLIAVTSVHAHQPMVGSSAYDAAKHGLSGLMKNIALELGSSGISAVSVAPGEIATPMTGNEDVDPNAVRRPGIPLGRPGDAREVAALIAFLASPKAAYISGASVVIDGGMLQMGPQAGADLTSDEWRTV; this comes from the coding sequence ATGGTCAGCACCGATCGCAGGGCGATCGTCACGGCCGCGGACTCCGGCATCGGCCGGGCCGCGGCCGTCGCGCTCGCCGCAGACGGGTTCGACGTCGGAATCACCTGGCATTCGGATGAGGCGGGTGCCGAGGCCACCGCTGCCGAGGTGCGAGAGCACGGCGTGCGGGCTGTGGTCGCGCGCCTCGATGTCGCGGACATCCCGGCCTGCGGCGATGTCGTGGACGGCCTCATCGAGCAGCTCGGCGGACTGGACGTCTTCGTCAACAACGCCGGCACCGGCATCAAGACGCCGTTCCTCGACGTCGAGATCGACCAGTGGCGGCACGTGCTCGATGTCGACCTGACCGGAGCGTTCGTCTGTCTCCAGCGTGCCGCGCGCCACATGGTCGCCGCAGGAAGGGGCGGTCGTCTGATCGCCGTCACGAGTGTGCACGCTCATCAGCCGATGGTCGGCTCGAGCGCCTACGACGCGGCGAAGCACGGGCTGAGCGGGCTGATGAAGAACATCGCCCTCGAGCTCGGCAGCAGCGGCATCTCCGCGGTCAGCGTGGCGCCCGGGGAGATCGCCACTCCCATGACGGGAAACGAGGATGTCGACCCGAACGCCGTGCGTCGCCCCGGCATCCCTCTGGGGCGCCCGGGCGATGCCCGCGAGGTCGCGGCGCTGATCGCCTTCCTTGCGTCGCCGAAGGCGGCATACATCTCCGGAGCGTCCGTCGTCATCGACGGCGGGATGCTGCAGATGGGGCCGCAAGCGGGTGCCGATCTCACGAGCGACGAATGGCGCACAGTCTGA
- a CDS encoding nucleotidyltransferase domain-containing protein: MAPSASASATPWEPLEPSAVAELLAAASVRWWLSGGAALDRWLGRTIRERSNIDVSVVATDLADLVASLPERFSAWAPSEDADDEIVPFADAPADADLQPVLIRDDVKGAWVLQINVEDGAPRAWVYKRDPRLTLPWDRAVLDLDGIPTGAPEVQLVWKALRPRAEDTVDKDAVLPSLPPEAATFYETALLRIHPHSTWAIHVRSPFAPAKASWNRKRS, encoded by the coding sequence ATGGCACCATCCGCATCCGCCTCCGCGACGCCGTGGGAGCCGCTCGAGCCGTCCGCGGTCGCCGAGCTGCTCGCCGCGGCATCCGTGCGCTGGTGGCTTTCGGGCGGAGCCGCCCTCGATCGCTGGCTGGGCCGGACGATCCGGGAGCGTTCGAACATCGACGTGAGCGTCGTCGCGACCGATCTCGCCGATCTCGTCGCGAGTCTCCCGGAGAGGTTCAGTGCCTGGGCTCCGTCTGAGGATGCCGACGACGAGATCGTCCCGTTCGCCGATGCCCCCGCGGACGCGGACCTGCAGCCCGTGCTCATCCGCGACGACGTCAAGGGCGCGTGGGTGCTGCAGATCAACGTCGAGGACGGCGCACCGCGAGCGTGGGTCTACAAGCGCGACCCCCGCCTGACCCTGCCCTGGGATCGCGCGGTGCTCGATCTCGACGGCATCCCGACCGGTGCGCCGGAGGTGCAGCTGGTGTGGAAGGCATTGCGCCCGCGCGCGGAGGACACCGTCGACAAGGATGCCGTGCTGCCCAGCCTCCCGCCGGAGGCGGCTACGTTCTATGAGACGGCGCTGCTGCGCATCCACCCGCACTCGACGTGGGCGATCCACGTGCGCAGCCCCTTCGCGCCGGCGAAGGCGAGCTGGAACCGCAAGAGGTCCTAG
- a CDS encoding Dps family protein — translation MATTKATTTTRRSARGGTGEKSTRRQNAEKGFVASKQLGENLQAVLVDLLELAMQGKQAHWNVIGRNFRDTHKQLDEIIEATREFSDTVAERMRALHAIPDGRSDTVASTTTLPEYPQGEIDTTETVDLITVRLEAVVGTMREVHDAVDDEDPTSADILHAIIEKLEQFAWMVSAENRKPAARS, via the coding sequence ATGGCAACGACTAAGGCAACCACGACGACCCGCCGCTCGGCACGGGGCGGCACCGGAGAGAAGAGCACGCGGCGGCAGAATGCCGAGAAGGGCTTCGTCGCATCGAAGCAGCTCGGTGAGAACCTGCAGGCCGTGCTGGTCGATCTGCTCGAGCTCGCGATGCAGGGCAAGCAGGCGCACTGGAATGTGATCGGGCGAAACTTCCGCGACACGCACAAGCAGCTCGACGAGATCATCGAGGCGACGCGCGAGTTCAGCGACACCGTTGCGGAGCGGATGCGGGCGCTGCACGCCATTCCGGACGGACGCAGCGACACCGTGGCATCCACGACGACGCTCCCGGAGTATCCGCAGGGCGAGATCGACACGACTGAGACCGTCGACCTGATCACGGTTCGTCTCGAGGCTGTCGTCGGAACCATGCGCGAAGTGCACGACGCGGTCGACGACGAGGATCCGACCAGCGCCGACATCCTCCACGCGATCATCGAGAAGCTCGAGCAGTTCGCCTGGATGGTCAGCGCCGAGAACCGCAAGCCCGCTGCGCGCAGCTGA
- a CDS encoding IclR family transcriptional regulator, which produces MANSRSGDSMTERLVRVLDTFTTERTMQTATEIAERTGLPSSTAHRIVGDLIAAGLFERDDEMRVRLGMRLWELALRGSSALRLRQAALPHMEYVQTTIREHTQLAVLEHEEALFLERLSHPDAGANITRIAGRLPLHASSSGLVLLAYADPALRERVLSLPLRTVSRETVTDAGMLRRLLATIRRQGFVVAPGSIEYVSTGVAVPVRDRGEVVAALSVVLPRDTATAPAVDALLAAAKAIERDLRTSR; this is translated from the coding sequence ATGGCGAACTCCCGCTCCGGCGACTCGATGACCGAGCGACTCGTGCGCGTGCTCGACACGTTCACCACGGAGCGGACCATGCAGACCGCGACCGAGATCGCCGAGCGAACGGGGCTTCCCTCTTCGACCGCCCATCGAATCGTCGGAGACCTCATCGCGGCCGGCCTCTTCGAGCGCGACGACGAGATGCGCGTCCGCCTCGGGATGCGGCTGTGGGAACTGGCTCTGCGCGGATCGAGCGCGCTGCGCCTGCGCCAGGCCGCCCTCCCTCACATGGAGTACGTGCAGACGACCATCCGCGAGCACACTCAGCTCGCCGTGCTCGAGCATGAGGAGGCGCTCTTCCTCGAGCGTCTCTCGCACCCGGACGCCGGCGCCAACATCACCCGCATCGCGGGACGCCTGCCGCTGCACGCGTCCTCGTCCGGGCTCGTCCTGCTCGCGTACGCCGACCCGGCGCTTCGAGAGCGTGTGCTGAGCCTGCCGCTCCGTACGGTTTCGCGGGAGACGGTGACGGATGCAGGGATGCTGCGGCGCCTGCTCGCCACGATCCGGCGACAGGGGTTCGTCGTGGCGCCCGGCTCGATCGAATACGTGTCAACCGGTGTCGCGGTTCCGGTGCGCGACCGCGGAGAAGTGGTGGCGGCACTCTCGGTCGTCCTGCCCCGTGACACCGCAACCGCTCCCGCCGTCGACGCGCTCCTTGCTGCCGCGAAGGCGATAGAGCGAGACCTTCGCACCAGCCGCTGA
- a CDS encoding FAD-dependent monooxygenase, producing MQFHRDGYRPGDPDLLPAAPQVQDRSPGLPDAVDVLIVGTGPAGTVLAAQLAAFPDITTRIVERRPGPLEVGQADGVACRTVEMFQAFGLADALVREAYWVNEVRFWGPSEEDRSKIVRTGWVEDTPAGLSEFPHVIVNQARMQEFLLDHAAKSASRLEADYGIEFVGYEMNNSDHPVTALLRRTDGTEITVRAKYVIGCDGARSNVRRALGIRLEGDAANHAWGVMDVLATTDFPDWRTKNVVQSAGKGSLLMIPREGGNMVRCYVDLGVVEAGDAEIRKTTAAQLAEVANAILHPYSIDVQQVAWSSVYEVGQRVADRFDDLTPESPADATPHLFLTGDACHTHSAKAGQGMNVSMQDAFNLGWKLAAVLQGRSDAALLRTYSEERQAIAADLIAFDKHWSAFIAQPALDPEHPELGGVTPADMQAEFARQGRYTAGVATKYPPGALTGATAHQQLASGFEIGTRFHSAPVRRVADAKRMELGHSHRADGRWRLYAFGDADGVALREFATWLAAGEDSPVRRFTAEDADIDSVIDVHGVFRGSHHDFDVTALPSMLLPQSGPLGLQDWEKAWATDDQVDIFAERGIATDGAVVVVRPDQYIAHVLPLTARGELRDFFGGFLLPASAPVAAR from the coding sequence ATGCAGTTCCACCGCGACGGATATCGCCCCGGCGACCCGGATCTCCTGCCGGCCGCGCCGCAGGTGCAGGACCGCAGCCCGGGACTGCCGGACGCCGTCGACGTGCTCATCGTCGGCACGGGGCCCGCCGGCACCGTGCTCGCCGCGCAGCTGGCGGCGTTCCCCGACATCACGACGCGCATCGTCGAGCGCCGCCCCGGTCCGCTCGAGGTCGGACAGGCCGACGGCGTCGCGTGCCGCACGGTCGAGATGTTCCAGGCGTTCGGTCTCGCCGACGCTCTGGTCCGCGAGGCGTACTGGGTCAACGAGGTGCGCTTCTGGGGACCGTCCGAAGAGGACCGCTCGAAGATCGTCCGCACCGGCTGGGTGGAGGACACCCCCGCAGGGTTGAGCGAGTTCCCGCACGTCATCGTGAACCAGGCGCGCATGCAGGAGTTCCTGCTCGACCACGCCGCGAAGTCCGCCAGCAGGCTCGAAGCCGACTACGGCATCGAGTTCGTCGGCTACGAGATGAACAACAGCGACCACCCGGTCACCGCTCTGCTGCGCCGCACCGACGGCACCGAGATCACTGTCCGCGCCAAGTACGTCATCGGCTGCGACGGCGCTCGCAGCAACGTGCGCCGTGCGCTCGGCATCCGTCTCGAGGGTGACGCCGCGAATCACGCCTGGGGCGTCATGGACGTGCTCGCCACCACCGACTTTCCCGACTGGCGCACCAAGAACGTCGTCCAGTCCGCCGGGAAGGGGAGCCTGCTGATGATCCCGCGCGAGGGCGGGAACATGGTGCGCTGCTACGTCGATCTCGGTGTGGTCGAGGCCGGCGACGCCGAGATCCGCAAGACGACGGCGGCGCAGCTGGCGGAGGTCGCGAACGCGATCCTGCACCCTTACTCGATCGACGTGCAGCAGGTCGCCTGGTCGAGCGTCTACGAGGTCGGTCAGCGGGTCGCCGACCGCTTCGACGACCTGACACCTGAGTCGCCGGCGGATGCCACCCCGCACCTGTTCCTCACCGGCGATGCGTGTCACACCCACAGCGCCAAGGCCGGTCAGGGCATGAATGTCTCCATGCAGGACGCCTTCAACCTCGGCTGGAAGCTCGCCGCCGTCCTGCAGGGACGATCGGATGCCGCGCTGCTGCGCACCTACTCCGAGGAGCGTCAGGCGATCGCCGCGGACCTCATCGCGTTCGACAAGCACTGGTCGGCGTTCATCGCGCAGCCGGCGCTCGATCCGGAGCATCCGGAACTCGGCGGCGTCACGCCCGCCGATATGCAGGCCGAGTTCGCGCGGCAGGGCCGTTACACGGCCGGCGTCGCGACGAAGTACCCGCCGGGGGCGCTGACCGGTGCGACCGCGCACCAGCAGCTCGCGAGCGGGTTCGAGATCGGCACACGGTTCCACTCCGCGCCGGTGCGTAGGGTGGCCGATGCCAAGCGCATGGAGCTCGGCCACTCCCACCGCGCCGACGGACGGTGGCGCCTCTACGCCTTCGGCGACGCCGATGGGGTCGCACTGCGCGAGTTCGCGACGTGGCTCGCCGCGGGGGAGGACTCGCCCGTGCGCCGCTTCACGGCCGAGGATGCCGATATCGACAGCGTGATCGACGTGCACGGCGTCTTCCGCGGCTCACACCATGACTTCGACGTGACCGCGCTGCCGTCGATGCTTCTCCCGCAATCCGGTCCGCTGGGACTGCAGGACTGGGAGAAGGCGTGGGCGACGGACGACCAGGTCGACATCTTCGCCGAGCGCGGGATCGCCACCGACGGCGCTGTAGTGGTCGTGCGGCCCGACCAGTACATCGCGCACGTGCTGCCGCTGACGGCGCGGGGCGAGCTGCGAGATTTCTTCGGCGGATTCCTGCTGCCTGCGAGCGCGCCGGTCGCCGCACGCTGA
- a CDS encoding 4-hydroxybenzoate 3-monooxygenase: MSTRNETIRTRVAIVGAGPAGLILSHLLADAGIDSVIIDQRSREEIESTIRAGILEQGTVDLLTAIDPHTRVHTVGHRHDGIELRFQGEGHRIDFPGLVGRSVWLYPQHEVLKDMLALRLAAGQDLRFDVTASRVEGIDTERPRVIATDADGSELIIDADFVVGADGSRSVVRPAITGDSRSGYFREYPFAWFGILCEAPPSADELIYSNSENGFALISQRSPEVQRMYFQCAPDADPNAMSEAEIWETLQSRVPGTTLHEGRIFQRDVLRFRSFVAHELRRGRAALVGDAAHTVPPTGAKGMNLAIADVVLLSRALRALLGEGDERLINGYAELALKRIWKAQHFSWWMTSMLHRLPESGEFDRRRQLGELRSVTDSEAGRTYLAEAYTGWSLD; encoded by the coding sequence ATGAGCACCCGCAACGAGACGATCAGAACCAGGGTCGCGATCGTCGGCGCCGGCCCCGCCGGCCTCATCCTGTCCCACCTGCTCGCGGATGCAGGGATCGACTCCGTGATCATCGACCAGCGCTCACGCGAAGAGATCGAATCGACCATCCGCGCCGGCATCCTCGAGCAGGGAACCGTCGACCTGCTCACCGCGATCGATCCGCACACGCGCGTCCACACGGTCGGCCACCGGCACGACGGCATCGAACTGCGCTTCCAGGGCGAGGGGCACCGCATCGACTTCCCCGGCCTCGTCGGCCGCAGCGTCTGGCTCTACCCGCAACATGAAGTGCTGAAGGACATGCTCGCCCTGCGCCTCGCCGCAGGGCAGGACCTGCGCTTCGACGTCACGGCGTCCCGGGTCGAAGGCATCGACACCGAGCGTCCCCGCGTGATCGCCACGGACGCCGACGGCAGCGAACTCATCATCGACGCCGACTTCGTGGTCGGCGCCGACGGCTCGCGCTCCGTCGTGCGCCCCGCCATCACCGGCGACTCACGCAGCGGCTACTTCCGCGAGTACCCGTTCGCCTGGTTCGGCATCCTGTGCGAGGCCCCGCCGAGCGCTGACGAACTCATCTACAGCAACTCCGAGAACGGGTTCGCGCTGATCAGCCAGCGCAGTCCGGAGGTGCAGCGGATGTACTTCCAGTGCGCTCCCGACGCCGATCCGAACGCCATGTCGGAGGCGGAGATCTGGGAAACCCTGCAGTCGCGGGTGCCGGGCACGACGCTGCACGAGGGTCGGATCTTCCAGCGCGACGTGCTGCGCTTCCGCAGCTTCGTCGCGCACGAGCTGCGGCGCGGCCGCGCCGCGCTGGTCGGGGACGCCGCGCACACCGTGCCGCCCACCGGCGCCAAGGGCATGAACCTCGCGATCGCGGACGTCGTGCTGCTCTCCCGCGCGCTGCGCGCCCTGCTCGGCGAAGGCGACGAACGCCTGATCAACGGATACGCCGAGTTGGCACTCAAGCGCATCTGGAAGGCGCAGCACTTCTCGTGGTGGATGACGAGCATGCTCCACCGGCTTCCCGAGTCCGGCGAGTTCGACCGGCGCCGCCAGCTCGGCGAGCTGCGCTCGGTCACGGACTCCGAGGCCGGTCGCACCTACCTCGCCGAGGCCTACACGGGCTGGTCGCTGGACTGA
- a CDS encoding endonuclease/exonuclease/phosphatase family protein — MESIRAMTWNVWWRFGGNWDQREPGLIAVVRDQRPDVLGVQECWGDAETTQAHVLADALGGHAAFVDVGLPPTPSPLEDPSQEGAVMGLGLVSRWPIARAEKVPMPSFGRVNAALLASVDHPLGELRLVVGATSWEPERMAETTAQVKELRALTRDSHATRALPSILLADLNYDRAQPPLADIDLEDAWDAAVVDADPRTLSATNRFAPREATSQFDRRIDHILYAPGLLGARATDAWIVRDEPGGLPPSDHYPLVADIRVGDHPD; from the coding sequence ATGGAGTCGATCCGCGCGATGACCTGGAACGTATGGTGGCGTTTCGGCGGGAACTGGGATCAGCGCGAACCCGGCCTCATCGCGGTCGTGCGTGACCAGCGACCCGATGTCCTGGGAGTGCAGGAATGCTGGGGCGACGCCGAGACCACGCAGGCACACGTGCTCGCTGACGCTCTGGGCGGTCACGCCGCTTTCGTCGACGTCGGCTTGCCACCGACGCCGTCTCCGCTCGAGGATCCGTCACAGGAAGGCGCGGTGATGGGGCTCGGGCTGGTCAGTCGCTGGCCGATAGCCCGAGCCGAGAAGGTGCCGATGCCCTCGTTCGGACGAGTCAATGCGGCTCTCCTGGCGAGCGTCGATCACCCGCTCGGGGAACTGCGCCTCGTCGTGGGCGCGACGAGCTGGGAGCCCGAGCGGATGGCCGAGACGACTGCACAGGTGAAGGAGCTGCGAGCTCTCACCCGGGACTCCCATGCAACCCGGGCGCTCCCCAGCATCCTGCTCGCCGATCTCAACTACGACCGCGCTCAACCGCCCCTGGCAGACATCGATCTCGAGGACGCCTGGGACGCCGCGGTCGTCGACGCCGACCCGCGAACGCTCAGCGCGACCAACCGGTTCGCCCCTCGCGAGGCGACCTCTCAGTTCGATCGCCGCATCGACCACATCCTCTACGCGCCCGGGCTCCTGGGCGCCCGGGCGACCGATGCGTGGATCGTCCGCGACGAACCAGGCGGGCTTCCTCCGTCGGACCACTATCCGCTCGTCGCGGACATCCGCGTCGGAGATCACCCTGACTGA
- the ligK gene encoding 4-carboxy-4-hydroxy-2-oxoadipate aldolase/oxaloacetate decarboxylase, whose amino-acid sequence MRLNDLGIVRTNIQRPDPDDVGRLSQFGVATIHEAMGRVGLMRPYIRPAYNGAKLCGPAVTVLLQPGDNWMFHVAAEQVQDGDVIVAGCTTESEDGFFGELLASSLTARGCKGLVIDGGVRDVADLEKMDFPVFSRAINSKGTVKATLGSVNIPVVAANALVNPGDVVVADVDGVVVVPRALVGAVADASQKREDNEEAKRQKFREGVLGLDLYGMREPLAAAGLEYVED is encoded by the coding sequence ATGCGACTGAACGATCTCGGCATCGTCCGCACGAACATCCAGCGCCCAGACCCCGACGACGTCGGGCGCCTTTCACAGTTCGGCGTCGCGACCATCCACGAGGCGATGGGCCGGGTGGGCCTCATGCGCCCGTACATCCGCCCCGCCTACAACGGTGCGAAACTGTGCGGCCCGGCCGTCACCGTGCTCCTGCAGCCGGGCGACAACTGGATGTTCCACGTCGCCGCCGAACAGGTGCAGGACGGTGACGTCATCGTCGCCGGCTGCACCACCGAGAGCGAAGACGGCTTCTTCGGCGAGTTGCTGGCCTCGTCGCTCACCGCCCGCGGCTGCAAGGGTCTGGTCATCGACGGCGGCGTCCGCGACGTCGCCGACCTCGAGAAGATGGACTTCCCGGTCTTCTCCCGCGCCATCAACTCCAAGGGCACGGTCAAGGCCACCCTCGGCTCGGTGAACATCCCCGTCGTCGCCGCGAACGCCCTCGTGAATCCGGGTGACGTGGTCGTCGCCGACGTCGACGGCGTCGTCGTCGTGCCGCGCGCACTGGTCGGTGCCGTGGCGGATGCCAGCCAGAAGCGCGAGGACAACGAGGAGGCCAAGCGGCAGAAGTTCCGTGAAGGCGTACTCGGACTCGACCTCTACGGCATGCGCGAGCCGCTCGCCGCCGCCGGCCTGGAATACGTGGAGGACTGA
- a CDS encoding LysR family transcriptional regulator → MALTDLNQLRTFVVLYELRSVTAAAERLHVTQPTVSYTLRRLREKFGDELFRREGRDMVPTAKATALFAPLHEALAQIDDTVSDPEAFEPAGFSGELALGLTSIGEQTFLPPIMAALSRAASAPHLQVARLDSDQVEDGLIRGSIDLAMTVSMIGSPRLWRTHVRAVEYVALSSAQHPLPDTAPDMFAGRRFVRVSVRGGHVFPLQVLTEHGLMAQVALTVEEYATVPAVLQSTDLVVLLPRHVAEVFSGWFAGLRIADLPWPAQSTPVSLYTRREASLSPAQKWFRAVVLDAVAAGEYRRRSG, encoded by the coding sequence TTGGCGCTCACGGATCTGAACCAGCTGCGCACCTTCGTCGTGCTGTATGAACTGCGCAGCGTGACGGCTGCGGCGGAGCGGCTGCACGTGACGCAGCCGACCGTCAGCTACACGCTGAGGCGGCTGCGGGAGAAGTTCGGTGATGAGCTGTTCCGGCGGGAAGGGCGCGACATGGTGCCCACCGCGAAGGCCACCGCTCTGTTCGCACCGCTGCATGAGGCACTCGCCCAGATCGACGACACGGTGAGCGACCCCGAGGCGTTCGAGCCGGCCGGTTTCAGCGGCGAGCTCGCGCTGGGGCTCACCTCCATCGGCGAGCAGACGTTCCTCCCGCCCATCATGGCGGCGCTCTCGCGTGCGGCATCCGCCCCGCACCTGCAGGTTGCGCGACTGGACTCGGATCAGGTCGAGGACGGGTTGATCCGCGGATCGATCGACCTCGCCATGACCGTGTCGATGATCGGAAGCCCGCGGCTGTGGCGCACGCACGTGCGCGCAGTGGAATACGTCGCTCTGTCGTCAGCGCAACATCCGTTGCCCGACACCGCGCCGGACATGTTCGCGGGCCGGCGTTTCGTGCGCGTCTCCGTTCGCGGCGGCCACGTGTTCCCGCTGCAGGTGCTCACCGAGCACGGTCTCATGGCGCAGGTCGCGCTGACCGTGGAGGAGTACGCCACCGTGCCGGCCGTACTGCAGTCCACTGACCTGGTCGTGCTGCTGCCACGCCACGTCGCCGAGGTGTTCAGCGGGTGGTTCGCCGGGCTGCGGATCGCCGACCTGCCGTGGCCGGCTCAGAGCACACCGGTCTCGTTGTACACCCGCCGCGAGGCGAGCCTGTCACCGGCGCAGAAGTGGTTCCGCGCCGTGGTCCTGGATGCCGTCGCCGCCGGCGAGTACCGGCGGCGGTCCGGCTAG